The following nucleotide sequence is from Pseudomonas sp. S09G 359.
GCATTTGCAGCAACGCCTGCCCAAGTATGAGAAACACTTCCGCGCCTACGCCAAGGAAGAAAAGGTCGACTGGCGCCTGTTGGCCGCCATCGGCTATCAGGAATCCCTGTGGCAGCCGGCGGTCACGTCCAAGACCGGCGTGCGCGGCCTGATGATGCTGACCCAGAACACCGCCCAGGCGATGGGCGTGTCCAACCGCCTGGACGCCAAGCAGAGCATCATGGGCGGCGCCAAGTACCTGGCCAAGATCAAGGAGGAGCTGGACGACAAGATCGCCGAGCCCGACCGCACCTGGTTTGCCCTCGCCGCCTACAACGTGGGCACCGGCCACCTGGACGACGCACGCATCCTGGCGAAGAAAGAAGGCCTGAACCCGAACAAGTGGCTGGACGTGAAGAAGATGCTGCCGCGCCTGTCGCAGAAGCAGTGGTACAGCAAGACCCGCTACGGCTACGCCCGGGGCGGTGAGCCGGTGCATTTTGTGGCGAACATCCGGCGTTATTACGACATCCTCACCTGGGTGACCCAGCCGCAGTTGGAAGGCAACCAGGTGGTCGAAGGCAACCTGCATGTGCCGGGCGTGGACAAGACCAAGCCGCCGGAAGATAACCCGCAGCTGTAAGAACACCATAGAACCAAACCAATGTGGGAGGGGGCTTGCCCCCGATGGCTGTGCATCATTCACTGTATGTGTTGACTGACACTCTGCCATCGGGGGCAAGTCGAATCGTCGCACCGCCCCTCCTACATTTTGATCGTCACTTGGCTTGTAGGCCGGTGAGCAGATGCACTATCCCGCCCGTCAATACCATTGCTGCCGGCACGCCCGCTGCCTTTAACGCCGCAGCATCAAACTTCGCCGCATCCTGCAACTGCACACGCACCCGCGTCAGTGCCACGCGCTGTTGCGACTTGAGGTTATCCGCCCCACCCAACGCCGCCAGCACATCAGCTGACAACAAACCCTGAGCGGGTGCAACGACCGTTTCGGCAATCAAATCCGGGGTCAGGGCTTTCCAGAAGGCCTGCTTCAATTTATCCAACATGCTCAGTTCTCCAGCACAACGGTGGCTGTTTGATAGTCACGTAACGCCTCGCGTACCTGGCCGGCTTCTTCCAGGGCCAGCACCTGGCGGGCGATACTCTGGCAGTCGGCCAGGTCCAGTTCGCGCACGCTGGCCTTGATGGTCGGGATCAGCGGCACGCTGACGGACAGCTCATCCACCCCCAGCCCGACCAGCACCGGCACCGCCAGCACTTCGGACGCCAGCGCACCGCACACGCCGACCCACTTGCCGTGGGCATGGGCGGCCTTGACGGTGGTGGCGATCAGGCGCAGCACCGCCGGGTGCAAGCTGTCGGCCTGGCTGGCCAGGCGCGGGTGGTCGCGGTCCATGGCCAGGGTGTATTGGGTCAGGTCATTGGTGCCGATCGAGAAGAAATCCACATGGGGTGCGAACACGTCCGCCATCAAGGCGGCGGACGGCACTTCGATCATGATGCCCAGTTTGGGCAACTCGGTGAGGCCCAGCGCCAGCGCCTCCTCTTCAAGCATGGTGCGCGCCCGCTGCAGTTCCGACAGCAGGCTGACCATCGGCAACATGATATGCAGCCGCGCCAGCCCGGCACTGGCAAGGATCGCCCGGAACTGTTCGCGCAACAGCTCGGGGCGCTCCAGGCACAGGCGAATGCCCCGCAAACCCAGGAACGGATTGGTCTCGGCGTCCATCGGCACATACGCCAGTGGCTTATCGCCGCCGACATCCAGGGTGCGCACCACCAGGTTGCGCTCGGTGCCCAGGGCGCGGGCGATAGCGCTGTAGGTGCTCGCCTGTTCCGCGGGGCTTGGGGCGCGGTTGCGGTCCAGGTAAAGAAACTCCGAACGCAACAGGCCGACGCCTTCGCCACCCAGCGTCAGGGATTGCTCCACCTCCTGCAACGAGGCGACGTTGGCGGTGATTTCCACGTGATGGCCGTCGCGGGTAATGGCCGGCAATGCCGCCTGCGCCACGTCGCGTTGGCGCCGAGCTGCCTGCTGCTGGCGCGCGGTTTCGCGTTGTTCGATGTCGGCCAGGTTCGGCTCCAGGTGCAGTTCGCCCCTGTCGGCATCGAGCAGCACCTGTTTGCCATTCGCCAACGCCAGGACCTGAACCGGCACGCCGCAGATGGCCGGCAAGCCAAGCGCACGCGCGAGGATCGCCACATGGCTGGTGGCGCCGCCGCCGACGGTGATAAACCCCAGCACCTTGCGCGTATCCAGGCTGGCGGTTTGTGAGGGCGTGAGTTGCTCGGCAACCAGGATCGCGCGTTCGGGCAAGTCCCAGGCGCTGTCCGCAATACCGAGGATCAGTTTGAGCACCCGCAGGCCGACATCGGCCAGGTCCGCCGCACGTTCGGCGATCAAGGCATTGCCCAGGCCCTGGAACAGTTTGACGGTGGCCGCGGTGGCGCTGTTCCAGGCAAATGCGGCGCTCTTGCCCTCGGCCAACAGGGCGTGGGCCTGCTCGAGCAGGGTCGGGTCTTCGAGCAGTTCCTGATGGGCGCGGAAAATCTCCGCCTGGGCACTGCCGGCAGCTTTGCCTTGTAAGGTTTGCAACGCCTCGGTCGCGGCCAGCAGGCCGCGTTCCAAGGCGGCGCGCTCGGCGGTTTCACCGGCGCCTTGTTCAGTGATCGCCAGCTCGGGCTCGCGTACTTGAACCACCTGGCCGAACGCCGAACCCGGCGAAGCACACACGCCCCGCAGCAATGTCGCCGAGGGCAGCGGCTCAACCACTGCAGCCGGCGCCGCGACCGTCTCGCCGCAGCCTTGCAGCAACAACGCAACCAGTGCCGTGATTGCCGCGTCGGCGTCCTGCCCCGCCGCGCTGACTTGCAAGGTATCGCCGTGCACGGTTTGCAACGCCATGATCGCCACCAGCGACTTGGCGTTGGCGCTCTGGGTTTGCTTGTGCAAGTAGATGCTCGCGTTGAAACCCTTCGCCGCCTGGGCCAATACGGCCGCCGGGCGCGCGTGCAAACCGTTGGCGTTGGGCAGGGTCAGCGGCTTGGAGAACAGTGCATCGCCCTCCTCTTCCATCACCTCTTCAGCGCCAGCACCGGGCATTACTTTCAGCACCGGCTGGCCCAACTCCACCAAACCGTTCGCCAACAGGCTGAACGGCTCGCCACTGACCACCAGCATCAAGGTCAGCAAACTCTTTGCATTGAGCGCCACGTAGTCGGCATCGAATTCGATCAGCGCTTGCCCGGCCTCTACCCGCTGGCCTTCCTGCACCAGGCGGGTGAAGCCCTGGCCCGCCAGGTTCACGCTGTCCAGGCCGATGTGCATCAGCACCTGCACGCCGTTGTCGGCGGTGATGCTGACCGCATGCCCACTGTCCTGGATGTTGCTGATAACCCCAGCCAGCGGCGCGCAGAGCGTCTGCGAGGTGGGATCGATGCACAGGCCGTCGCCAATCATACGGCTGGCGAACACCGGGTCGGGCACCTGATCCAGCGCCAGCAGCACCCCGGTCAGGGGCGCCAGCAATTCCAGCGATTGAGTTGTGGTCATGACATCACCTGTTGTTTTGTTCTGTAAAAATCATTGGCTGGATACAAATCCCATGGATGACAGCGATCAACTGTGGGAGGGGCGGTGCGACGATTCACTTCCACCAGTATTCGACCTGCACACCAAAATTCGACCCATGCCGCGCCGTACCGTACGCGCCCGTATCGGACAATGCCGACCCCGCCGCCAACTCATTCGCCGCGCGCTTGGCCGCTTCGTTCCAGGTTGCATAGGTGTAGTACAACCGTACTTCCGGCCGCGCCCAGAAATCCGCGCCCTTGGGCGACCAGGTCGGGGCGAAGGTAAATTTGCTCAGCTTGCGTGTGCCGCCCGTGGCGTCGACCTGATCGTGGCCGAGTTCCGTGACCAGTTTGAACTGTTCGCTGATGGCATACGCCGGGCGTACACCGATCGACATCCAGGTCTGGTCGCCGTTGCCGGGGCGAATGTCTTTCTGATAAACCGCTTCGATCTGCCCGCCGAAACGCGGGGTCACTTGCCAGTCGAAGAACTCCACGGCGCGGTAACTTTTGCTGCTGTTATCCAGGAAAGTATTGCCGGTGTAACCCAGGCCGGTGCCGGGGCCTTCGCCGTACTGCAGGGCGAATTTGTTCTTGCCGCCAAGAAAAGGCTTTTGCACATGCTGCGCCGTCAGCGCCCAGCCGCTGTTGGTATCGCGGCCGCCGGCCTTTTCGATATAGCTCAGGCCCAGCTCCAGCTCGCCGCCGGGATTGGTCTTGAAGCCCGCGACGTTGAAGTCGTGACGGGTGGCGTACTCCTTCTGGTACAGGTTGTCCTTGCGCGAAATGGCGTAGCTGTATTTCAGGTCGCCGATCAGCACGTCCTCGATACCGCCGCCCGTGGCGCTCTGGTTCCAGTAGTAGAAGTCGGAGATATGGATGTCGTTACGTTTGTAGTAACGCCGACCGGCCCACACCGAGCCGCCGTTGAGGGCCGGCAAGTTCGACCACTGCGCGTACATCTGCGGCATGCGCGCC
It contains:
- a CDS encoding PTS transporter subunit EIIB, which translates into the protein MLDKLKQAFWKALTPDLIAETVVAPAQGLLSADVLAALGGADNLKSQQRVALTRVRVQLQDAAKFDAAALKAAGVPAAMVLTGGIVHLLTGLQAK
- the ptsP gene encoding phosphoenolpyruvate--protein phosphotransferase; the protein is MTTTQSLELLAPLTGVLLALDQVPDPVFASRMIGDGLCIDPTSQTLCAPLAGVISNIQDSGHAVSITADNGVQVLMHIGLDSVNLAGQGFTRLVQEGQRVEAGQALIEFDADYVALNAKSLLTLMLVVSGEPFSLLANGLVELGQPVLKVMPGAGAEEVMEEEGDALFSKPLTLPNANGLHARPAAVLAQAAKGFNASIYLHKQTQSANAKSLVAIMALQTVHGDTLQVSAAGQDADAAITALVALLLQGCGETVAAPAAVVEPLPSATLLRGVCASPGSAFGQVVQVREPELAITEQGAGETAERAALERGLLAATEALQTLQGKAAGSAQAEIFRAHQELLEDPTLLEQAHALLAEGKSAAFAWNSATAATVKLFQGLGNALIAERAADLADVGLRVLKLILGIADSAWDLPERAILVAEQLTPSQTASLDTRKVLGFITVGGGATSHVAILARALGLPAICGVPVQVLALANGKQVLLDADRGELHLEPNLADIEQRETARQQQAARRQRDVAQAALPAITRDGHHVEITANVASLQEVEQSLTLGGEGVGLLRSEFLYLDRNRAPSPAEQASTYSAIARALGTERNLVVRTLDVGGDKPLAYVPMDAETNPFLGLRGIRLCLERPELLREQFRAILASAGLARLHIMLPMVSLLSELQRARTMLEEEALALGLTELPKLGIMIEVPSAALMADVFAPHVDFFSIGTNDLTQYTLAMDRDHPRLASQADSLHPAVLRLIATTVKAAHAHGKWVGVCGALASEVLAVPVLVGLGVDELSVSVPLIPTIKASVRELDLADCQSIARQVLALEEAGQVREALRDYQTATVVLEN
- a CDS encoding carbohydrate porin, yielding MKTTIKLGVVASCLSLPFGAQALEFAGYLRSGAGTSTGSGPQQCFQLPGAQSKYRLGNECEQYAELELRQDLLTLDDGSVLSVDAMASLYNKYDRALKFQGEDNGTARMPQMYAQWSNLPALNGGSVWAGRRYYKRNDIHISDFYYWNQSATGGGIEDVLIGDLKYSYAISRKDNLYQKEYATRHDFNVAGFKTNPGGELELGLSYIEKAGGRDTNSGWALTAQHVQKPFLGGKNKFALQYGEGPGTGLGYTGNTFLDNSSKSYRAVEFFDWQVTPRFGGQIEAVYQKDIRPGNGDQTWMSIGVRPAYAISEQFKLVTELGHDQVDATGGTRKLSKFTFAPTWSPKGADFWARPEVRLYYTYATWNEAAKRAANELAAGSALSDTGAYGTARHGSNFGVQVEYWWK